The genomic interval GGTGCGTTGGCCATGGCGCGGCCACGACGGCGCCAGCGCGTTGCGCCTGGCCGGCAGCGGTATCGCGGCGCTGCTTGTCAGCATGATGATTGGCGCGATGCTGGCGCGCGGCGCCGACGGCGCGGCCTTCGCGCTGCAGTCCTGCGCCTTGTTGGCCGCGGTGGCGATGGTGTGCGCATGGCAGCTGCGACGCGCGCTGCGACGCGATGGCGTACCGCCTCCACGCGCCGACGCCGACGCGCCGACAAGCACCGGGCCGACGCCGCGCTGGCGCGCGATTCCCTGGCAACCATTGCTGCTGATCGCCGCGCTCTCGTTGACCCTGCCCACCTTCACCAAACTGGCGCCGTACGTGGCCGCCTATGGCCTGCTGTCGCCAGGCTGGGGCAGCGCGGTACTGATCGCCTATGCGCTGGGATCGGTGCTGGTGCAGCCGCTGGCGGCGCGGCTGGGTCGGCGGCATTCGCCGCACCAGCGGCTGGCGAGGCTCGGCGCGGCGCTGCTGTTGAGCGCATCGCTGTTCGCGCTGGCGCTGCCGGCGATGCCGCAGTGGAGCCTGCTGGCGGCCGCGGCCATCGGCGCGATCGGCGGCAGCGGCGGCCAGCTGGTGTGGGCCTGGCACGCGCAATTGACCGCCAAGCGCGCGGTCGCCGAGCATGCGCTGTGCTTCGCCGCCCTGGTGGCCAGCGCGCAGGTGGCGCTGGCCGTCGGCATCGCCGCGATCGGACTGTTGCTGGGAGCGATGGACTATCGCGCCAGCCATTGCGAATTGCTGCGCTGGGCGATGGCCGCCGGCCCGCTGGCCTGCAGCGCATTGTGTCTGCTGTTGGCATTGCTGGCCGGACAGCGACCGCTCTGGCGGAGAACACGCGCTGCGACAGCGTGAGCGATCACCGGATGCCCTCGCCCACATCGCGCCGCAAAGCATGCACACGCCGTTGTCGCTCACCGCACCCGGGCAAGATGCATTGCATGCATTGAATGGTGCGCTGACGACGCCCCACGTTTCCGCAGCGCACACGATCCAGCGATCGGCCGGCCGCGCTGCGATGCTGCCCGCACTGCAGAAGTCGATGGCTACACCACGTGCAACGCGGTGCACGCAGATGTTCGCCGCGCCAAGGCTCAAACCCACGCCACGCATTTCAGCGTCGGATGCATCGGTATCCGAATCGTTACGCGCAGCAAACGGCGGCCGTCGATGCGACTTCCACCTGCGGCGAATGCCCGCGAGCAAGCATCGCTAGGCAATCATTTCTAAACGCACAATGTCGCCTCTCGGTGCGATGGAACCCATCGCGCATGCCACCGGGCAGCAGAACGCGATGCACGCATCGCGCGCCGTCTCTTCGTTTTCACACGTCATGTGGGGCGCAACGACGCTGCACCGCAACAGAGAGAGCGTGAACCCTGTCAACCACCCAGGTTCAGTTGCGATTGTGGAAGCGGCGCCTATTGTGCGCGCCACTTCGATCCGCCCATCTTGGCGGATCCGCCGGCCTCCAGATTGCGCCGGCACCCGGGCGGCCCGTGACAGGCCGCCTCCCCATGACGCCAAGCCGCATCGCTTTGCCGCGCCACCCGGTGCAGCCCCGATGACGGCCCATACGGAGCAAGGAGTTATATGAAACTGGCCTGGATACTCTGGCTTTCGCAACTGTTGCCGCAACCCGCCGCCGATTCGCTGTGTTTGAGCACCACCGTTTACCTGGAAGCGCGCGATCAGACGCTGCGCGGCCAGCAGGCGGTCGCCGAAGTGGCGCTGCGGCGCCTGGACAGCGGCCTGTGGGGCAATTCGATGTGCCAGGTGGTCACCGCGCGCAAGCAGTTCGCGCCAGGGCTTGTGAAACCCGGCACCGAACTGAAGAACGACGACGCCTGGGCCGATGCGGTCAATGTCGCCTTCGCCGCCGAGCGCAACTGGGCGCTGCCGCAGGGCCAGCGCAAGGAGATCGTGCCTGGCGCCAGCCACTTCGCCGCGCATGCGATCGCCAGCCCGAGCTGGCGCAATGCCTACCAGGTGGCGACGATCGGCGACCACACGTTCTACCGCGTGCAGAAACTGCGGCCGCGCAACGCTTCCTGAGCGGCTGACGCGGCGCTATCGCCAACCGCACGAAGGGCCGGGTACGCTTCCCGGCCCTTTGTTCGTGCGGAGTCCGCAATGAAGCTGTATACCAAGCCCGGCGCCTGCTCGCTGGCCGACCACATCGTGCTGCGCTGGTCGCAACTGCCGTTCGA from Xanthomonas sp. DAR 34887 carries:
- a CDS encoding MFS transporter yields the protein MHRTSPASPALPALPRTALAAYACAHFGKSLLWYAGELLLIYSLTEHAGLHAVAAGLVLALGLLVSAAIGLGAGCSLRRRLREMVSAGHLQWLGLSAAALALLLVFAAPLLPAPLRLGYVLVLSLLFRIAYAVCDVAQNTLLSLVRWPWRGHDGASALRLAGSGIAALLVSMMIGAMLARGADGAAFALQSCALLAAVAMVCAWQLRRALRRDGVPPPRADADAPTSTGPTPRWRAIPWQPLLLIAALSLTLPTFTKLAPYVAAYGLLSPGWGSAVLIAYALGSVLVQPLAARLGRRHSPHQRLARLGAALLLSASLFALALPAMPQWSLLAAAAIGAIGGSGGQLVWAWHAQLTAKRAVAEHALCFAALVASAQVALAVGIAAIGLLLGAMDYRASHCELLRWAMAAGPLACSALCLLLALLAGQRPLWRRTRAATA
- a CDS encoding cell wall hydrolase; this encodes MKLAWILWLSQLLPQPAADSLCLSTTVYLEARDQTLRGQQAVAEVALRRLDSGLWGNSMCQVVTARKQFAPGLVKPGTELKNDDAWADAVNVAFAAERNWALPQGQRKEIVPGASHFAAHAIASPSWRNAYQVATIGDHTFYRVQKLRPRNAS